The proteins below are encoded in one region of Micromonospora pisi:
- a CDS encoding family 43 glycosylhydrolase, translating to MSILGGILGKVVAVAGVLAATAAAAPASVALPEYSTAEAGNPIVAGWYADPDVAIYNNRFYVFPTASRTYAEQTYLDAFSSTDLITWTKHPNVLSAANVSWARYAVWAPAPIARNGRYYLYFAANDIQSNSELGGIGVAVANQPEGPYTDAIGRPLIAQFVNGAQPIDQDVFIDDDGQAYIYYGGWGHANVAKLNADMTSLGTFADGTTYKEITPSGYVEGSQMFKRNGKYYLMWSEGGWTGPDYSVAYAMADSPTGPFTRLDKVLAQDPAVARGAGHNSVLNIPGTDTWYIFYHRRPLSETGGNARQVAYDRMNFNADGTIQRVKMLVEDNFADGNSLGWKTYGGVWSVNGGQYRTTASYGGKSLLDDNHVNATYDLDVTVTSGIGDAGLVFRASNVGTGTDAYRGYYAGITPAGRVILGRANNSWTLLGSAPLPVVAGQRYHLRVVASGSSIKVYVGDLTSPRISVTDATYTSGRSGVRVFNAAAAFGNVAISNQ from the coding sequence ATGTCAATACTTGGAGGCATCCTCGGTAAGGTCGTTGCCGTCGCGGGAGTGCTCGCCGCCACCGCGGCGGCCGCTCCGGCGTCGGTCGCGCTGCCGGAGTACAGCACCGCCGAGGCGGGCAACCCGATCGTGGCCGGGTGGTACGCCGACCCCGACGTGGCGATCTACAACAACCGCTTCTACGTGTTCCCGACCGCTTCCCGCACGTACGCGGAACAGACCTATCTCGACGCCTTCTCCTCGACCGACCTGATCACCTGGACCAAGCACCCGAACGTCCTCAGCGCCGCGAACGTGAGCTGGGCGCGGTACGCCGTCTGGGCGCCCGCCCCGATCGCACGCAACGGCAGGTACTACCTGTACTTCGCGGCCAACGACATCCAGAGCAACAGCGAGCTCGGCGGTATCGGGGTGGCGGTGGCCAACCAGCCGGAGGGGCCCTACACCGACGCGATCGGGCGGCCGTTGATCGCGCAGTTCGTCAATGGAGCCCAGCCGATCGACCAGGACGTCTTCATCGACGACGACGGGCAGGCGTACATCTACTACGGCGGCTGGGGGCACGCCAACGTCGCCAAGCTGAACGCCGACATGACAAGCCTGGGCACGTTCGCCGACGGTACGACGTACAAGGAGATCACTCCGAGCGGGTACGTCGAGGGCTCGCAGATGTTCAAGCGCAACGGCAAGTACTACCTGATGTGGTCGGAGGGCGGCTGGACCGGGCCCGACTACTCGGTGGCGTACGCCATGGCCGACTCACCCACCGGCCCCTTCACTCGTCTCGACAAGGTCCTGGCGCAGGACCCCGCGGTGGCGCGCGGCGCCGGGCACAATTCGGTGCTGAACATCCCGGGCACCGACACCTGGTACATCTTCTACCATCGCCGGCCGTTGTCGGAGACCGGCGGCAACGCGCGGCAGGTCGCGTACGACCGGATGAACTTCAACGCCGACGGCACGATCCAGCGGGTGAAGATGCTCGTGGAGGACAACTTCGCCGACGGCAACTCGCTCGGCTGGAAGACGTACGGCGGGGTCTGGTCGGTCAACGGCGGCCAGTACCGGACGACCGCCTCCTACGGCGGCAAGTCACTGCTCGACGACAACCACGTCAACGCGACCTACGACCTCGACGTCACGGTCACGTCGGGTATCGGGGACGCCGGGCTGGTGTTCCGGGCCTCCAACGTGGGTACCGGAACCGACGCCTACCGTGGCTACTACGCCGGGATCACGCCGGCCGGGCGGGTGATTCTCGGTCGGGCAAACAACAGCTGGACCTTGCTCGGCTCGGCGCCGCTGCCGGTCGTCGCCGGCCAGCGGTACCACCTGCGCGTGGTGGCCAGCGGCTCGTCGATCAAGGTGTACGTCGGTGACCTGACCTCTCCCAGGATCTCGGTCACCGACGCCACCTACACGTCCGGCAGATCGGGCGTTCGCGTCTTCAACGCGGCCGCCGCCTTCGGCAACGTCGCTATCAGCAACCAGTAG
- a CDS encoding DUF6098 family protein, translated as MDVIEDLEQLAARVRGAGEDQELYVRWSRGPMADLAAGRRKEQSSRDALTGVTLPGLSANPLRVEPWWGNRSVRLWVARRLYDYRHLRDLRRPGASPWVFVGEQCGRGPDNEPLVICHQPIAWVSEKALQEADVAIREQHSDEWGPLHRSN; from the coding sequence ATGGACGTCATTGAGGATCTTGAGCAACTGGCCGCGCGCGTACGCGGAGCGGGCGAGGATCAGGAGCTGTATGTACGGTGGTCCCGTGGCCCGATGGCCGACCTGGCTGCCGGTCGGCGGAAAGAGCAATCCAGCCGGGATGCCTTGACCGGGGTTACGCTCCCGGGTCTCTCGGCCAATCCACTACGGGTGGAGCCCTGGTGGGGGAACCGATCCGTCCGACTGTGGGTCGCCCGCCGGCTTTACGACTACCGCCACCTCCGTGATCTCCGCCGTCCCGGCGCATCTCCCTGGGTATTTGTTGGCGAACAGTGCGGCCGGGGACCTGACAACGAGCCACTGGTGATCTGTCACCAACCAATTGCCTGGGTCTCCGAGAAGGCTCTCCAGGAGGCGGACGTCGCCATACGCGAGCAACACTCCGACGAGTGGGGACCGCTACATCGCAGCAACTAG
- a CDS encoding DUF6766 family protein, with translation MITVNNESQQHGQTFTWSEFPPQFFSSTFENWQSEFLQLIWQAADLAIFYYWGSSQSRESDERIEAKLDALLRERNLDPNSPDRDK, from the coding sequence TTGATAACCGTAAACAATGAATCCCAGCAGCACGGGCAGACCTTCACGTGGAGCGAGTTTCCACCACAGTTCTTCTCATCGACTTTCGAGAACTGGCAATCCGAGTTCCTGCAACTCATCTGGCAGGCCGCCGACCTGGCCATCTTCTACTACTGGGGTTCGTCGCAGTCCCGTGAGTCGGACGAACGGATCGAGGCGAAACTGGACGCCCTGCTACGGGAACGGAATTTGGATCCCAACAGCCCTGACCGAGACAAGTGA
- a CDS encoding CBS domain-containing protein has translation MTTARDIMTPGTTCIGEDDDMLTAARRMAELGIGSMPICGSDNRLKGMLTDRDIVIKVLAEGRDPASVTAGELAQGKPVTIGADDDAEEILHTMGSYQVRRLPVIDGHELVGVVAVADVARAMSDRPVGDLIDAISQN, from the coding sequence GTGACTACCGCACGAGACATCATGACTCCCGGTACCACCTGCATCGGCGAGGACGACGACATGCTGACGGCGGCCCGCCGGATGGCCGAGTTGGGCATCGGCTCGATGCCGATCTGTGGCAGCGACAATCGACTCAAGGGAATGCTCACCGATCGCGACATCGTGATCAAGGTGCTCGCGGAAGGCCGTGATCCGGCCAGCGTGACGGCGGGCGAACTCGCCCAGGGCAAGCCCGTGACGATCGGCGCGGACGACGACGCCGAGGAGATCCTCCACACCATGGGCAGCTATCAGGTACGGCGCCTGCCGGTCATCGACGGTCACGAGTTGGTCGGTGTGGTCGCCGTCGCCGACGTGGCCCGCGCCATGTCCGACCGTCCCGTGGGCGACCTGATCGACGCCATCTCGCAAAACTGA
- a CDS encoding catalase, with amino-acid sequence MDSSKPAKAVKDVVGAAAEKVAEVLTPDVPGAPGSVPPTVEEPTAPRDPLPPKAEQGAPETRTPTGAETGAQTTTNGQQGRFLTTAQGARLRDTDHSLKAGPRGPVLLQDHHLREKITHFDHERIPERVVHARGAGAHGVFESYGTAEEITKAGFLAKGRKTDVFVRFSTVLGSRGSADTVRDTRGFATKFYTDEGTFDLVGNNIPVFFIQDAIKFPDIIHAGKPHPDREIPQAQSAHDTFWDFVSLHTEAQHHTMWNMSDRGIPRSYRMMEGFGVHTFRLVNAGGETVLAKFHWKPKLGVHSLTWEEAQLLGGIDPDFHRRDLYDAIEAGAYPEWELGVQVFPDTPEETFAGIDLLDPTKIVPEELASVQPLGRLTLNRTPTNFFAETEQVAFHVGHLPPGIDVTNDPLLQGRLFSYVDTQITRLAGPNFSQIPINRPHAPVNDMLRDGFHQQAVHAGVAPYRPNSLDGGNPFPAGDKDNAFVDVPVTVAEAPKVRQNPASFDDHFSQVRLFWQSMSPVEKEHIIRAYTFELAKCYHQAIKERQLQCLANIDPVLCAQVATGLGLPAPEPTVPLAEVAPSPALSQLGKEWPSDGRTVGIVVDPDAGPDNIAQLRGAVFAAGMVPLLIAPHGGTVAGVPVQRTFATARSVEFDVLLLAAAPAPAADAIPARDAKAGAANTATVDPRVLLLVDECWRHAKAIGAWGGGVTVLEQSGRAGSPGVVTGDSWSEVFTAVERLLTNHRVWERFAVSVA; translated from the coding sequence ATGGATTCCAGCAAGCCGGCCAAGGCGGTCAAGGATGTCGTGGGGGCCGCCGCAGAGAAGGTGGCCGAGGTCCTGACCCCGGACGTTCCCGGCGCACCCGGCAGCGTTCCGCCAACGGTCGAGGAACCGACGGCCCCGCGTGACCCGTTGCCCCCGAAGGCGGAGCAGGGGGCTCCAGAGACCCGTACGCCGACCGGCGCGGAGACCGGCGCGCAGACAACCACGAACGGGCAGCAGGGCCGCTTTCTGACGACCGCGCAGGGAGCGCGGCTGCGCGACACCGACCACTCGCTGAAGGCCGGACCGCGCGGTCCGGTCCTGCTCCAGGACCACCACCTGCGCGAGAAGATCACGCATTTCGACCACGAGCGCATCCCCGAGCGGGTGGTGCACGCACGTGGCGCCGGAGCACACGGCGTGTTCGAGAGCTACGGCACAGCCGAGGAGATCACGAAAGCAGGCTTCCTCGCGAAGGGCAGGAAGACCGACGTCTTCGTCCGATTCTCCACCGTCCTCGGCTCACGCGGATCGGCCGACACGGTCCGCGACACTCGCGGCTTCGCGACAAAGTTCTACACCGACGAGGGCACCTTCGATCTCGTCGGCAACAACATCCCGGTCTTCTTCATCCAGGACGCCATCAAATTCCCCGACATCATCCATGCCGGGAAGCCACACCCGGACCGCGAGATCCCACAGGCCCAGAGCGCGCATGACACCTTCTGGGACTTCGTCTCCCTGCACACCGAGGCCCAGCACCACACGATGTGGAACATGTCCGACCGTGGCATCCCTCGCTCGTATCGGATGATGGAGGGCTTCGGCGTGCACACCTTCCGGCTCGTGAACGCGGGTGGGGAGACAGTGCTGGCGAAGTTCCACTGGAAGCCCAAGCTGGGCGTGCACTCCCTGACCTGGGAAGAGGCGCAGCTCCTGGGTGGCATCGACCCCGACTTTCACCGTCGGGACCTCTACGACGCGATCGAGGCCGGCGCGTACCCGGAGTGGGAGCTCGGCGTCCAGGTATTCCCCGACACGCCCGAGGAGACCTTCGCCGGGATCGACCTGCTCGACCCGACGAAAATCGTGCCCGAGGAGCTCGCGTCGGTGCAGCCGCTCGGGAGGTTGACGCTCAACCGCACGCCGACGAACTTCTTCGCCGAGACCGAGCAGGTCGCCTTCCACGTCGGCCACCTACCGCCGGGCATCGACGTCACCAACGACCCGCTGTTGCAGGGCCGGCTCTTCTCGTACGTCGATACCCAGATCACCCGGTTGGCCGGCCCCAACTTCTCGCAGATACCGATCAACCGTCCGCATGCCCCCGTCAACGACATGCTGCGAGACGGCTTCCATCAGCAGGCCGTGCACGCGGGTGTCGCCCCGTACCGACCGAACTCGCTCGACGGCGGCAATCCCTTCCCGGCGGGCGACAAGGACAACGCGTTCGTCGACGTACCCGTGACGGTTGCCGAGGCACCGAAGGTACGCCAGAACCCGGCCTCGTTCGACGACCACTTCAGCCAGGTTCGGCTGTTCTGGCAGAGCATGTCGCCGGTCGAGAAAGAGCACATCATCCGCGCCTACACCTTCGAACTTGCCAAGTGTTACCACCAAGCGATTAAGGAACGTCAACTCCAGTGCCTCGCCAACATCGACCCGGTGTTGTGTGCGCAGGTCGCCACCGGTCTCGGTCTTCCCGCCCCGGAGCCGACCGTGCCACTCGCCGAGGTCGCGCCCAGCCCTGCGCTGTCGCAGCTGGGCAAGGAGTGGCCCTCCGACGGTCGGACGGTCGGGATTGTCGTCGACCCCGACGCCGGCCCCGACAACATTGCCCAGTTGCGCGGAGCGGTGTTCGCGGCCGGCATGGTGCCCTTACTGATCGCCCCGCACGGCGGCACGGTCGCCGGCGTTCCCGTACAGCGGACCTTCGCCACCGCCCGATCGGTCGAGTTCGACGTACTCCTGCTGGCCGCGGCACCAGCACCGGCAGCGGACGCGATCCCCGCACGCGACGCCAAGGCGGGAGCGGCGAACACGGCCACAGTGGATCCCCGGGTGCTGCTCCTGGTCGACGAGTGCTGGCGGCACGCCAAGGCGATCGGCGCGTGGGGCGGTGGCGTCACGGTCCTGGAGCAGTCGGGACGGGCCGGCTCGCCCGGTGTCGTCACGGGTGATTCCTGGTCCGAGGTCTTCACCGCGGTGGAGCGGCTGCTGACCAATCACAGGGTATGGGAGAGATTCGCGGTGTCGGTCGCCTGA
- a CDS encoding LLM class flavin-dependent oxidoreductase gives MTDYGHDLMFGIFTTPTVQPVRHAVDLAVLADRVGLDLVTFQDHPYQPSFHDTWTLLSYVAARTDRVHLSANVLNLPLRHPAVVARSAASLDLLSGGRFELGIGAGALWDGIAAMGGRRLSPGQAITALGEAVHLIRELWAVDKPGGVRLEGEHYRLDGAGRGPAPAHPVNVWLGAYQPRMLRLTARIADGWLPSLSYLPGGTADLAGMNEQIDASATAAGRNPAEVRRMLNVSGRFAPSGRAQFDGPPVQWAEELAGLTLKDGVSAFILAADDPATVEIFAAEVAPATRELVAAERNTVQR, from the coding sequence ATGACCGACTACGGACACGACCTGATGTTCGGCATCTTCACCACACCCACCGTGCAACCAGTCCGGCACGCCGTGGACCTGGCGGTGCTCGCCGATCGTGTCGGGCTGGACCTGGTCACCTTCCAGGACCATCCGTACCAGCCGAGTTTCCACGACACCTGGACGTTGCTGAGCTATGTCGCCGCGCGTACCGACCGGGTTCATCTCAGCGCCAACGTGCTCAACCTGCCGCTGCGGCACCCGGCGGTGGTGGCCCGGAGTGCGGCGAGTCTCGACCTACTCAGTGGTGGCCGGTTCGAACTCGGTATCGGCGCGGGGGCGCTCTGGGACGGGATCGCGGCGATGGGCGGCCGGCGGCTTTCGCCGGGCCAGGCGATCACGGCGCTCGGGGAGGCCGTCCACCTCATCCGCGAACTCTGGGCAGTCGACAAGCCGGGCGGGGTACGCCTTGAGGGCGAACACTACCGGCTCGACGGCGCTGGGCGCGGACCCGCCCCCGCCCACCCCGTCAACGTCTGGCTCGGCGCGTACCAACCCCGGATGCTGCGGCTGACCGCCCGGATCGCTGACGGCTGGCTGCCCAGCCTCTCCTATCTGCCAGGTGGGACAGCCGACCTCGCGGGCATGAACGAGCAGATCGACGCGAGCGCGACGGCGGCTGGCCGGAACCCGGCCGAGGTTCGGCGGATGCTCAACGTCTCCGGGCGGTTCGCACCGAGCGGTCGCGCGCAGTTCGACGGCCCGCCCGTGCAGTGGGCGGAAGAGCTCGCCGGCCTGACCCTGAAGGACGGGGTGAGTGCGTTCATCCTGGCCGCCGACGACCCCGCCACGGTGGAGATCTTCGCTGCGGAGGTCGCTCCGGCTACCCGGGAACTGGTCGCCGCGGAGCGGAACACCGTCCAGCGTTGA
- a CDS encoding carbohydrate-binding protein encodes MPLSLMLAASLSPFGFSSPAASAAPASSLRQMEHLTRGLVAAQTSNGIFLSWRFLGNEPDGISWNVYRKDGDADFAKITTIAPRDVQPESNYATNPGIVKEDVTPSNYTDPDGALTSIYEVAPVVGGVEGERQGMSVPMLSALAGQAGQANRGAASYIPLKPAPAPVPLAHFTYRNQRFGPGTNLNAANMVVPGTGNQNWYVVDMDLLRGFRVAYDDQATVTQEQLDRWVATLNERNMTPNALGVATYATARPLINSLVNGKITEALYKELEAEFIKYVKNLDAGTSLPYAKTGTGAIYTSQSSAYSTHDMTVGDFDGDGEYEIVVKWRSTQQDPMYSEPIFGGSNTTTAPEYIDVYKVDGTLLFRVDMGYNVRAGNDHETTLFAEDFDRDGRSELMLKTGLGTRIGNWDEASQSVVYPDTLNTVVGGEDGLNTTTDKFEEYFATGNTGALDTYWSLLNSFAISYRSPVAGGGNDGVNDPAVKRWIKTYHVGPIGPAKDDQEFFSAFKWDADAGKGVLVDSARYPFPYKGSVDGDNWAMTPATQRGNFSYLAYPGPGAGSGPADYKSQMMAPSEAYWLEHPWKAASWGDAQGNRANRYVGVVAALDGKNNYAVSQRGYYARTTFAAFNIVNGKVNLQASFDSADPQYWSLGGTAYDYQNRGNHQTQSGDLDGDGRDEIVMKAMVLDLSADGTKILPEVVNGDTMPTIEGQNSVPPVAGSFEFATDAVRNNPLNRWAPLRHGDRSALLPVDKDNSIRMWSGSEENLLDDIRTGRQLGWIPGPEAHDPMKGQRRNDQGEIVHENSMVFGVYAGTDAEGAVAGNFSNRWPGAQGQSQNGARSMVTGELLNGSNNLSSGQYAIWFGGGLTAMAASNATISTVDDLTFATSSYLATGLTSTGNKSTPTLKADLMGDWREELVLRASGNRLAIVTTLSPTEYGIRTLMHDPMYRMGVANKNTGYDQFGFASFYLGDEAELPAMRTDIAVPAGPDKTAPTISVKPESEGKDGVYSSVSFKLFDAGKVAKLTLNGVEKDLTDDTYSDLNGVKPGVFGAVLGANELKVYDVAGNVTTLTFTLVEPKPAVPAWDSKKAYNTGDQVSYNGAIYIAQWWTQNEKPGSSATGSWKEQGVLVPAAGADVRAWTASWVYTGGETVAYNGHTWKARWWTRNQQPGDPNGPWQDLGTY; translated from the coding sequence TTGCCCCTGTCCCTGATGCTGGCCGCGAGCCTGTCCCCGTTCGGCTTCAGCTCTCCGGCTGCGAGCGCTGCCCCCGCGTCCAGTCTGCGGCAGATGGAGCATCTGACCCGTGGCTTGGTCGCCGCCCAGACCTCGAACGGAATATTCCTGAGCTGGCGTTTCCTGGGCAACGAACCTGACGGCATCTCCTGGAACGTCTACCGCAAGGATGGTGACGCGGACTTCGCGAAGATCACCACGATCGCGCCCAGGGACGTTCAGCCCGAGAGCAACTACGCCACGAACCCCGGCATCGTGAAAGAAGACGTCACCCCGTCCAACTACACCGACCCGGACGGCGCTCTGACCTCCATCTACGAGGTCGCTCCGGTCGTCGGCGGCGTCGAGGGCGAGCGGCAGGGCATGAGCGTGCCCATGCTGTCTGCCCTGGCCGGCCAGGCAGGCCAAGCCAACAGGGGCGCGGCGAGTTACATCCCGCTCAAGCCCGCGCCGGCTCCCGTACCGCTCGCGCACTTCACCTACCGCAACCAGCGCTTCGGCCCGGGCACCAACCTGAACGCGGCCAACATGGTCGTCCCGGGTACCGGGAACCAGAACTGGTACGTCGTCGACATGGATCTGCTGCGAGGCTTCCGTGTGGCGTATGACGATCAGGCAACCGTGACGCAGGAGCAGCTCGACCGTTGGGTCGCCACGCTCAACGAGCGCAACATGACCCCCAACGCTCTCGGCGTCGCCACCTACGCCACCGCTCGGCCGCTGATCAACTCCCTCGTGAACGGCAAGATCACGGAAGCGCTGTACAAGGAGCTGGAAGCCGAGTTCATCAAGTATGTAAAGAACCTGGATGCCGGCACATCGCTTCCGTACGCGAAGACCGGGACCGGCGCGATATACACGTCGCAAAGCAGCGCCTACTCCACGCATGACATGACGGTGGGTGATTTTGACGGCGACGGTGAGTACGAGATCGTCGTCAAGTGGCGCAGCACCCAGCAGGATCCCATGTACTCCGAGCCGATTTTCGGCGGCAGTAACACCACCACCGCCCCCGAGTACATCGACGTGTACAAGGTGGACGGCACCCTGCTGTTCCGTGTCGACATGGGCTACAACGTGCGGGCGGGCAACGACCACGAGACCACCCTGTTCGCCGAAGACTTCGACCGTGACGGCAGGTCCGAGCTGATGCTCAAGACCGGCCTGGGTACCCGCATCGGCAACTGGGACGAGGCGTCGCAGTCCGTCGTGTATCCGGACACCCTCAACACCGTTGTGGGCGGCGAGGACGGCCTGAACACGACCACGGACAAGTTCGAGGAATACTTCGCTACCGGCAACACCGGTGCTCTCGACACCTACTGGTCGCTCCTGAACAGCTTCGCCATCAGCTACCGCAGCCCCGTGGCGGGAGGCGGCAACGACGGAGTCAACGATCCGGCGGTCAAGCGGTGGATCAAGACGTACCACGTCGGCCCGATCGGCCCGGCAAAGGATGACCAGGAGTTCTTCTCGGCCTTCAAGTGGGACGCCGACGCCGGCAAGGGCGTGCTCGTGGACAGCGCCAGGTACCCGTTCCCGTACAAGGGCAGCGTCGACGGCGACAACTGGGCCATGACGCCCGCCACCCAGCGGGGCAACTTCTCCTATCTGGCGTACCCCGGCCCAGGTGCCGGCAGCGGCCCCGCCGACTACAAGTCGCAGATGATGGCCCCCTCGGAGGCCTATTGGCTCGAGCATCCGTGGAAGGCAGCCTCGTGGGGCGACGCGCAGGGCAACCGCGCCAACCGCTACGTCGGCGTCGTGGCAGCCCTGGACGGCAAGAACAACTACGCGGTGTCCCAGCGGGGCTACTACGCGAGGACGACTTTCGCCGCTTTCAACATCGTGAACGGCAAGGTCAACCTCCAGGCCAGCTTCGACTCGGCCGACCCGCAGTACTGGTCCCTGGGCGGCACCGCGTACGACTACCAGAACCGCGGCAACCATCAGACCCAATCCGGCGACCTCGACGGTGACGGCCGGGACGAGATCGTGATGAAAGCCATGGTCCTCGATCTGAGTGCCGACGGTACCAAGATCCTGCCCGAGGTGGTCAACGGCGACACCATGCCCACGATCGAGGGGCAGAACAGCGTCCCTCCGGTTGCCGGCAGCTTCGAGTTCGCCACCGACGCGGTCCGGAACAACCCGCTGAACAGGTGGGCGCCGCTGCGCCACGGCGACCGCAGCGCGCTGCTTCCGGTCGACAAGGACAACAGCATCCGCATGTGGTCCGGCAGCGAGGAGAACCTGCTGGACGACATCCGTACCGGCAGGCAGTTGGGCTGGATCCCTGGCCCGGAGGCCCACGACCCGATGAAGGGTCAGCGCCGCAACGACCAGGGCGAGATCGTCCACGAGAACTCGATGGTCTTCGGCGTGTACGCGGGTACGGACGCCGAGGGCGCGGTGGCGGGCAACTTCTCCAACCGCTGGCCGGGCGCGCAGGGACAGTCGCAGAACGGTGCCCGGAGCATGGTCACCGGCGAGCTTCTGAACGGCAGCAACAACCTGAGCAGCGGCCAGTACGCCATCTGGTTCGGCGGTGGCCTGACGGCTATGGCCGCCAGCAACGCGACCATCAGTACGGTCGACGACCTGACCTTCGCGACCTCCTCATACCTCGCGACCGGCCTCACGTCGACCGGCAACAAGAGCACTCCCACGCTCAAGGCCGACCTGATGGGCGACTGGCGCGAGGAGCTCGTGCTCCGTGCCTCCGGCAACCGTCTGGCCATCGTTACGACCCTGTCGCCGACCGAGTACGGCATCCGTACGCTGATGCACGACCCGATGTACCGCATGGGAGTCGCGAACAAGAACACCGGTTACGACCAGTTCGGTTTCGCCAGCTTCTACCTGGGCGACGAGGCTGAGCTGCCCGCGATGAGGACCGACATCGCTGTTCCGGCCGGGCCCGACAAGACCGCTCCGACGATCTCGGTGAAGCCGGAGTCGGAGGGTAAGGACGGGGTCTACAGCAGCGTTTCCTTCAAGCTGTTCGATGCCGGCAAGGTCGCCAAGCTCACCCTGAACGGGGTGGAGAAGGACCTGACCGATGACACCTACTCCGATCTCAACGGGGTGAAGCCCGGCGTGTTCGGGGCGGTACTCGGGGCGAACGAGCTGAAGGTGTACGACGTGGCGGGCAACGTCACGACCCTGACCTTCACACTGGTCGAGCCGAAGCCGGCGGTTCCGGCCTGGGACTCGAAAAAGGCCTACAACACCGGCGACCAGGTGTCCTACAACGGGGCGATCTACATCGCCCAGTGGTGGACGCAGAACGAGAAGCCAGGTAGCAGTGCGACCGGCTCGTGGAAGGAGCAGGGCGTCCTCGTCCCGGCGGCCGGGGCCGACGTCCGGGCCTGGACCGCGTCCTGGGTCTACACCGGCGGCGAGACGGTCGCGTACAACGGCCACACCTGGAAGGCCAGGTGGTGGACCCGGAACCAGCAGCCGGGCGATCCCAACGGCCCGTGGCAGGACCTCGGCACCTACTGA
- a CDS encoding MarR family winged helix-turn-helix transcriptional regulator gives MTEPRWLNPQERRTWRAYLRMQRAVEVAADRQFGAAGISRPEYEVLVPLSEAEERTLRVRDLARWLGWDRSRIAHQLRRMEQRGLITRSDCPEDARGTMVRLTDQGYEAVAAAAPGHVEIIRRVLIDLIDPDEMAQLTAIAERVAAAAGYADLPYPESGGGSAGQRL, from the coding sequence ATGACCGAACCGCGCTGGCTGAACCCGCAGGAACGGCGGACCTGGCGGGCGTACCTCCGGATGCAGCGTGCGGTGGAGGTCGCCGCCGACCGGCAGTTCGGTGCGGCCGGGATCTCCCGTCCCGAATACGAGGTGCTCGTTCCGCTCTCCGAAGCTGAGGAGCGGACCCTGCGCGTACGGGACCTGGCCAGGTGGCTTGGCTGGGACCGCAGCCGGATCGCCCACCAGCTCCGCCGGATGGAGCAGCGGGGCCTGATCACCCGGTCCGACTGCCCGGAGGATGCCCGGGGCACGATGGTGCGGCTGACCGACCAGGGTTACGAGGCCGTCGCCGCCGCGGCGCCCGGACATGTCGAGATCATCCGCAGGGTCCTGATCGACCTGATCGACCCCGACGAGATGGCCCAACTCACCGCCATCGCCGAACGGGTGGCAGCCGCCGCCGGCTACGCCGACCTGCCCTATCCGGAATCGGGCGGTGGGTCGGCTGGCCAGCGGTTGTAA
- a CDS encoding PRC-barrel domain-containing protein, whose product MRATDLLGATVYGVDGKPIGTVRDLRDRRPPVTGSRLSLPAAPPVAPPRVGASPDAQAESADGATAPRVGKRVRQATDTANLSHTL is encoded by the coding sequence GTGAGGGCCACCGACCTGCTCGGCGCGACCGTCTACGGCGTCGACGGCAAACCGATCGGGACGGTACGCGACCTACGGGACCGGCGGCCCCCGGTCACCGGCTCCCGGCTTTCGCTACCGGCCGCACCGCCCGTCGCGCCGCCCCGGGTGGGCGCGTCGCCGGATGCCCAGGCGGAATCCGCCGACGGCGCCACCGCACCCAGGGTCGGCAAGCGGGTACGTCAGGCGACCGACACCGCGAATCTCTCCCATACCCTGTGA